From the genome of Venturia canescens isolate UGA chromosome 11, ASM1945775v1, whole genome shotgun sequence:
tGTTCTTTTCAacgtcaagtgcgaaaacacaaattttttcaaaattttcttctgcttagttatcaagtaattgcttatacacgtgaactttagtgatcaattactcgataactgtacagaagaaaaatcttaaaaaatttgtattgtcaaatttggcactaaagaatatgttcaccaaattttataaaattctgatcattttgaatttttttatgtttttagcatggtttagcatggcaacattgtatcgcctgtgcaatatatccttaacatatgaacaacacctctataaaattttaacaagtttcgccatcccgaacccgagatatatgtaatttgaagttgactcaattaacacgtaacatatatGAACCccatgcataggcaaacagcacattattaattcttccgctagtactaaaattaggaaatttataaaaaacgaggaggagctagagcaggatatcgcagatattgtgaaaaaaaattaaggtgattgaccatctagtttgacagatatagtctcgagaagtacgaagatttaggctgcatacgatatattttgcaagcgaacaagcgaatgtcgtctgtatggGCAACcatttctgtgtgttgaagcgtagcccggatagttccgtcaaaaaatttactcgcaatgtcagatcaaaaatacttttagaataaattttacgaaagcaaatgatatttgtactatatcggctggcaccgagtacgtatacaGGGTcattacaaagttattgattacgatccgaacgaattatcaacccATTTAATATGCAGatggtacataacttttggttggggttgtaggggatcgaccttaatggccgttttctccaacgcggtctcaaactcagttcaatttttttcatgtagtTTCGAGATAGcatgaaccgagtttaaactcagattaacgttggagaaaacgggcataaAAGTGATAAAAGACTGAAATAAAGCATAAATGAAGAAACCTACACAAAAATAGACCAAAATAAGCCTTGAGATTGGGCAGGCGTTAGTCCACACGCAACAAAATTTATCTCCTAAAACATATTGGTAGCCAAAGTTGAAATGAAGAAACTTTAAAAACGTAACGTGGATCATTCGACCTTGTATAATagattaaaaacaaaaatttttctcaattaataAGATTTAATTTGATCCACCTGGAATATTCGAAGttaaaattacgaaaataaaatatgttaAATGGCATAATAAAGATTAAACTAAAGAGACTTTCGGACTGAGTCATGGGTCAATCGACTTATTTTCCAATAAAGTTTTCCCAACTTTTGTCCcgttgaacaaaaaaactggACTCAAATATAGAAGACCGAGacatgataaaaacgttaGGGAATTGGTAAACGTAAAAACAGAAGCAGACTAATGAGTTAAGATTCAACGGAAACAACACTCGCAAACAAGAAACCAAAATATTGTCAAAGTTCACAAACTTAGAGATAActggaaatttaaaaataaaaattcctcgacaaaaaggaaaaaatgaactcgTCAACTGTTTTTGACCAAACGCCAAGTTCTGATTTTCCCCATCACCCGAGTTTCGACTTTCCACTGATTTTTCACCATGCGCACAAAAGTTGTACCAATTTTCGAGGACTCTTTGTTCTCGCGAAGGGAAAAACTTTGGTTCGAATTGGCCGAATCTCCTTTCACGTGGAGAATGTCGAGATCAACAGCCGCTCATGAGCAACACATCAGTTTATAAAAcatctcgctctctcgtaATTTCCTCCTCGGAAGTCTGCAGCAGAGGAGGCCCCGCCTTCATTAGTGCGATGCGAtgtgaaaatgatgaaagttCACGTTGCAGGAGCACTTTGTAGTTACCGTGAATATGTTAAAATACTGCCTCTGTCTATGAGATCGAGCGGATCGATTATGCAGCAAAAGAAAATGCAGCAATTATCATGGAACTGGGTAATGCCGCATCGAGTTCTCATTCCcgtgaaaaaaggaggaaatcCAAAGAAATGTGAACAATTAACGAGAAAGTACGAGCtacttcaatttctttccaaACTCTACGAATATTTCATGCGAgtatcgaaaaacaatgaatctgacagaaaaaatggagaacgaCACCGAACCAACGGAATTCGTACTGGGATTGAGTGGCGTTACGTAAATAATCTAAAAACccaacaaatttcgtttatttaagaaaacaatgttttttccaCTTGCAACATTTCACCCAGAATTCGAAACGTTGACAAGAGAAACTTTGTTCAACGTTAAAACAAAGTACTTGATCCGAATCGTGAGTGTTCCACTGAAGTCGTTACCGAGACTCCAAGAATCGGTCCGTACGggagcaaaaaaatatttaaactttttcaatttaatgaaaacCAATATTTGATGattgaaattatgaaaatttcgtacGATACTTAGTAAAAATCTATTGTTTAAAATTCCACTGAATTTATCAAGGGAGTGCTAAAAATACAATGAAAATGGATAAGAGAGTgtcttcgaaattcaaaatattgttttacCGGAAAAACAAGTTGCGAGGGAACGAGCTATTCATTAGAGGATTgtagaatttttcatgacCGATTGGACGTGGCGAAAGAGGTGCCTGAGTTAGTCCAGTGTCACGATAAACAATAAAACGTGTGAGGTGGAACTCTTCTTCGAAGAGAACAATCCCACGGCCGCCCCCGATCTTGTTCGTTTCACTTTCACCGAGTAGGAGCTCGAGGGATCAACGTACTTGCAAAAAAAcgcgattatttttcatcattgtttttatttttaatttcttttcctCCATCTCAgcgaacaaacaaaaaaagtgggtacaaaaaaacacaaaaaatacacagcacgtaaaaatattaatagagttaacaaaaataacaacatcagctaacaacaataataatattaacaaTATTTACATAAATATACGATGACGAGATACGGGAGAGAGTTCCGGTGAAACCTGAACCCATTAATTTCAGTGttgatcgatgaaaaatactttgtagccaatattttttctttgtcgcaaaacaaaaaatgcgtTTTCAGTTAAGATTGAATTTTTGgtcgtttttataaaaaaataaaaaataaaaagtttcgtaGGCTTTTTCTAGCGACTGCGTCATCTTTGAGagttaaatattattattatttttcttcaactacTATTAATAGCAGGCTGTTTAACGGCCATGACCGTGACCGTGGCTCGAGTGGACTCGTACATGACCCTTGGAGTGGTGATGAATCGTTTTGTATACCGGAATTTTAATTGGATAGGGTTTTTCTACCGGAACTGGCACGTGCCTCTCGATCGTAATCGGCACTGGTTTTTCCACGGGTATTGGGATGTGTTTTTCCACGGGATAAGGCACCTTCTTCTCAACAGGGATCGCTACGGTCTTGATAACTTGTACGGGATAAGGCTTCGATACCGGAACCGCGACCGGGTAGGGCTGAGGTACCCCAACGGCCACCGGATGGGGCACGTGAATTTTCACGGGTTGGGGAACCGGAATGCCTGTAAAAAGAATCGAAAACAAGAAAGAAATCAGTAAATTGACAAATTTGAATGAGAAcaataatttaataaataataaaaataaaagaaaaatttaacaacaatAAATCAACAACAATAAAGAACAAACATAAattaagaaaattgaaaaagtgagGGAAAAGTAGGCGTTTTTGTGAGCCTGAAGACGTTGATGAGAAAATAAGAATTACGAGGTTCAAGGTCAAAGTCAAATCAGAGACCTTTGTAACCGAATTGCTTCGTCTTTCAGCCTAAAAACCCTGCTGTTTATTCATCAGCCGGGAGTTTTATAATCAAGGTCATCCAAGATCACCAATGTCGCGACAAAGACGCGAGGTTTATTCAAGATTGTTGAATGTCGAGGAACTTGCTCGTCAAGGTCGCCAACTGTAGCCGACGTCATTGAGAGGTTCGTAATTTTGGAGGAGTGGAAATGCCAGGAGCATCGAGGCCTTTGCAGCGCCAAATGTCCAAGGTCACAGCGAGCCTACTTTTGTCGCTAACTCACTTTTTCGACAATCAAATGCGAATCTTACCGATGTGTTTGTAAACAGGAACAGCCACGGGCTTGGTGACCTCTACGTGTTCGGAGACAGGAATACTGTGGACGTGATTGTGCTCGGTGTCGTGTCCGGAAGCGTGCAATTCGTGACCTCCGCCGAAGCCGCCCCCGTGCACTTCGTGACCTCCGCCGAAGCCGCCTCCGTGCTCTTCGTGACTTCCGCCATCGCCGCCGTGACCTCCGAAGCTCGAAAACTCATGAGCTTGTTCCGACGCCCCCAAATGGTGTCCCCCGAAAGACGGTTGGAAACCGGAAGACTCTCCGTGCTGAGCCTCCAGCTGCTGATGACCTTGGAACTGGTGGTGACCTTCGTACTCGTTGGAACCGACCGCAGCCTCAGCACTTCCGTGGAAATCGCTGTAACTCGCACTCTCTTCGGATGCACTCAAAACCTCCTGGTCCGAACGCTGGATCCGGTACATTTTACCGTACAAGGGCATGTAATATTGTCCCGTCTGACGATCGTATAGCAGATTGATATTCGTCGGCGCCCCAACCGTAGCGGACACCAGGAACGCGACGAAAATctgtaaacgaaaaattcggaCGACACTTTAGAGACTTACGCGTCAGTTGGGCGAGCCGAACGACGCCCCGGGGAATTCGGATCGCATTTTCATGTCGGAGACACCCCatcgaaacgaaaattctCCTTGGACCGTTTTCTTACGAGCCTGAACGCAACGTCAAGATCCGAAAATCTTTGCAAAAATTCGGATCCCGTTTTATGGCTTTAAACACTACCCCCCAAAAGCTCCGGTTACGTTTTTAAATTTCggacacattttttcaacaattcgcATCCGATCTATCtagtttctcatttttctcacatttccAATGAGAAATGGACCCATGATGCTCCCTCGGGAAGAAAATGAGTCGAAGCTTGCGAACAGGCCTTGCTTCTCGGACTGGTGGATCGTCTGCTATTTCTCCTCTTAATATACCGCAAGGCCTTTCACTGCACTCGCAAACCAACGCCTTCTCTCGCACCGCAGTCTTTTAGTTTTCGTACCTATACTCGAGCACTCCCATCGCAACTAAACCATCATCCACACCATCCAAGTTCTTTGGACAATCGCCCACCAGCTGGAAGAGAGCACGCTCGTTTTGAACACTCCGACGATGATTTCCTGCTCAGAACTCACCGACGATGTCCGATCTGGCTGGTAACCTGTCTTTCGTAACTTTCATTCTCTTTCAAGAGCAATATGATAGTCCATATCTTCGGGAGAATGCTCGTTTGCCTCTCCGCACTTAGTTTACCATTTTACCTTTGGAGATCGCACTCTGCCAAGCGACAGTTTAGACACACTCTACTTTCCTTTTACTTCCGAAAGATCTCACCAATCGACTCGCTCTTATTCATTAATATTGACACCCCTGCCTAGTGAACATTCAtccgaaatttgaattttattctgagAATTTACCGGTTATTCAAAATTGGtgcttttctttcatcaaatattattttccgGCGCGATAACATTTCGAAGCTGGAATTAAACCTACGAAAAGtgaaatccgaaaaaaaattctgccaTTTAACATCATTTGGATGATTTGGATGAACAGAATTAGttaaatttttgataattttatcttGTTTTAATATCAGATGTTCCCATAAAATGGATGATGAATTTGTACAGAGtcgtttgtttgaaaattgtgCTAGGAAAGCATATATTATGGACATGCAATGGTAAATCGTGGCCGTTAATCATACGAGACTCGTGTATATCTATGTCCATGCACATACAGTTTCAGTTTCCTCCACCCTGGCAGACTTACCTTCACCGTGAACTATTCTGGTTATGCCTGTTGCGCGGTACTCACGCTCCTTCATCTCTGCATTTTCAATGTTTGTGTTTACGCTTTAACAAAGTTTCGGTAGTGAACGTGCAGACTATCAACACTCCCGTCTCGGTCTTTCGTGTATTCATCGATCCGTAAAAATGACAGTATCAGAGTTTACCTTTTCCTGGTCTCTCTTCCAGAGattcttttttccaaaattacttttttggaataagagtttttgtatttttcaattttatgactatttaaaaaaaaaattcattttttatatttttaattttttaattttgcagtcTCAATAAGTGTCTCGTTTCCCTAAATTCAGGCTCCGACACTTGCCTTGTGCCACTTTTTTCGTGTTGGgactttagaaaaaaatttcgcaatGACACTTGCAACGAAATCACAAAACTCTGCATTTCGACTTTCTTGAAGAGCagttgaaacaaaatttgtatttctgaacctaaaaaaaaaaccatcaaaGTGACTAAAATATTTTGgttagtgattttttttaaaaaaataatgtttctaAAAAAGCAAGGTTTTTTCACGCTCGTCGTTCAATCGAAAGTCAAATCGTTCTTCTGTGCCCATTAAATTCCATTTTTGGTTGTTCACGAATTCTGTCAAATgggctcaaaagttagaattAAGGGTCCAGTTAGAAGAGACAAGAAAAAACCAAATTGATGCctcaatttggaaaaaaagtaaaaaaaaaatttttttatatcaatgtTACTCTGGCAATGCCTGCCATTTTggatttaataaaattcactCCCGATTCGTGACCATTTAATTTTCGGCTGATGAATTCTTTCAAGCAACGATTCGTTTTTGGGAAGCATCAATTGAGCGACAACCTGCCAGTAAAAATTAAGTGTAATTAAAGCCGAGCACTCTCGACAGGTTCGAGGCTGAGTTACTGCTGGCTTCCTAGTGTGTGTTCGCTATGTGAAGAGAGCATAACGAGAGTACCGGAGTAGTTCCGATCCCCACCACCGTGAGCGCATTATCCACATGAATCACCTCTGAATTTTCTCACACGTAGCgcaattaattatttaattagtCACACTTTACATTGAAGCACATCAACGAAACCTCGAGTTTTCAGTGGAAATCTTTGATGCAGCTTTTACGAGTATGCCAGAACCACAAAAAATCTCACGTTGCATGCCTTCGTGAGTttctcaacaaatttttaaacttcACATTATAATCCATCATCTGTGACGTGGAGAAAATTCTGGTTCacgatttcgatgaaaaaacttctCTTCCAACCGGAATCGAGcactaaaaaaattgattcgttCACACCTTTTTGtggataaacttttttttttatattttcataaattacaCACCTTTTGTTATTTAGAGATCTCAATGTGCGTTAGTATCTTGACACCTTCGAATTGCTTCGcttgttttttaattctttaatttttctttttattatttttaactcACCACCGTGAAATCGACCGAAAAACCAGGtggatttcatgaattttttcttcataaacCGAAGGAAACAAACCATTTGACTTTTTTGGTGTTAATCAAGGCTTTATTTAATTGCCtttgatatttatttatttaaagttcagaaaataatcgtttttaGTAGAAAATGCACGCAtaagaaattcaaatttcttatGCGTGCCTGTCTTCGTCGTAGAACTTTGAAAAACAAtccaaaaaacgaaaattttcgtttttacttatttttgaaaagtggacattttttttcgccttcaccgatgaaaaacgagaaattaCACTTAAACCCAGTTTCAGACTCTTAATCTACTTTGACATACCTGCTTAAAGCATCGGTTTTCCCTCAAACGAAACAGTCGAAATTGGATATTTATCTCTCATTGATTTTTCCAAGTCAGCACAGTTAATGATTCTGTTTGAAATTCCTTGACAGAGGGCCAATGGTGATAAATAATAACGTAAATAATGTTaacattgtttatttttttacaaatatgtCACGTTTCTGTTTTCACACATATTTACATGTTGGCAGAACAAGATTTTTCTGTTACTCATTATTCAACGACTTAAAGTATTTcaactaataaaaaaactaaaaaatgtacaaattctATTCTAAAACCACGGTCGTTTTCGTCAGCTTGATTTCAAGTCCTTTGGCAACGTCCATTTTGATTCTAAGGGCATTACGTTTTATCATTAATTTCCCATTTCGACGTTTCCCTTGTGCCGTTAATCGCTCGTTtgctaaaaaatatcaagCCCTTAAGAAGGAGCTTGGAATGAGTTTTGTGGAAGATTTTAAAAACATTTCCCAACTCTGCGACGCCTCGTTCATTTTGGAATTCGAGTTCATCAGTAATCGACACTTTCCACACAaataaatgtcgaaaaaattaatttctttgtcatttttccagtttttcctcctccttccccccccccccccccccaaaacTGCTTAAAATATATCCACTTATTCTAccaatattttcgaataattcgtCATAAAAGACTCCACAAATTGATCGCAAGTCTTctagaaaaataaacaaaaatatttgactcatttttgattgattttcactCAACCCCCGATCAATGCCCTCCCTATCGACCCCAACCATGACTCGGCTTAGGGCGATGAAAAACGTGCTTGTAAATTGGTATGTGAATAGGGTATGGCTTTTCAACCGGAACAGGAATGTGCTTCTCAATGGTTATCGGCACCGGCTTCTCCACCGGAACAGGAATTATTTTCTCAACCGGATAAGGCACCTTCTTCACGACCGCTACCGCAACCGTTTTTACCACTGGGATGGCAACCGGATGTGCGACTGGCACGTGGACCGGATATGGCTGGGCGACACCAACCGCTACTGGGTGCGGCACTTTTATCGCTACTGGCTGAGCGACTGGAAcacctttgaaaaaaaaaaaaaaaaaaaaaaaaaaatcagaaaaattcattgaaactcTTGGGCCTCTGGGAGTTGGattaattttactttttttaaaaaattttttcaacgagaaaatTTCCCACCTGATGGGCACTGGGTGCGTTCGAAAACGACCAAAAAGATTCGAAAAGTCGAAAGGAAAATCCGAATTGtacggaaatttggaaaaaataaaaagagggaagaaaaaagcgaCGGGGAGcgagacgaatttgagaaaagtACTTAAAAAGTGGAATTTTCGAcgtgaacgtgaaaaattgagCTTTGAGAGTGTTTCGAAGGGTTTCTCAGTGGatgaaatcgagaaaaatttacCGATGTTTTTGTAGACCGGTATCGCAACAGGCTTTGTGACTTCGACATGTTGGCTGATCGGGTAAGCATGGGCATGCTGATGCTGCTCCCACCCACCACCATGACCGAAACCCCCATGACCGAAGCCCCCATGGTGAGAGTCGAATAAACCATAATTGCTTGATTCCTGGTGCTCTGATTGGTAATGATCGCTATGGCTGAAAGATTCTTGCATTAGATTGTCGGCGTGTCCACCAAAATTTTGGTATCCTCCGGATCCGTACGAGCTTGCTAATCTGTTgaagattaattaatatttccTGGAGCAATGAATTTACTGAAAACCTCTCACTCGCCAATTCTTTTAAGCCTCACTCACCCCGACCAGCTGTGGGATCCACCTGGATCCATGAAATCGGCAACAACTGACTCGAATAGCAGGCACGTTACGATGGCCtgaaaaacgttttcatcggttcgtcatttttcatgtaatttcaaatattcgttactcgaaattttcaattttttcatcttcattaaaaacctccaaaattCTTCCACTCAAATTTCTTCATTAGTATTGTGTaataattttctaattttttattgaaacgtGGTGAATCCAGCCGTCAAATCGTCCGCTGTAGTTCGTCCTGGCAGAATAAAAACgacagaaaaatattcgaaaaatccttttttcaaatgaatttttctcatcgaCAAATAATTCAATCGTCACTACGCGATTGGCCAGAAAATTCCACCCCAAATTCATCTACTCGTGTCTCCACTTTCGATGCTATTTTCACCTCAAAAACATGCGTCGAATCATTAAATCTGAATTTGCATTTGTGTGCGATTCGAAGGTGCGAGGATCAGTGCACGGTTCGAGGGTTAAtcaatcaaatttcgtgacaTCGAAATTGATCATGATAACCAAAAATTCACcttttcattaataaaaatactgtttgttcaaataatttgataattttgtaatttcataGATTTTCATAACTGGACGATCCAGTGATCGAATATCCGTGGAAAAATcactttaattttttcagcaatCGAGTAATCCATCAACTGCTCAGACTCGTTGCGTAAAACTCAACAAATTCGATTCCGTTTTTATTCTGTTTTACTCACAATCGTAGGCATTTTGCGTCGATTGGCAAGCATCGCCCTCGATGTAACGAACGTGCGGTCAATGTTACACTATGTCCGCTGCCACCAGAGCCTTCGTTTTTATAGGTATagctctccctccctcctcaATCGGGACTAGGAGCGTCTCTGTACGAGCAGCCTCGAGATCGTTCGCCCCGGTCTTTCAAACCGGACTGGCACGTATCCGATCTGCCCAATGACCCTCGGAGAGACTGGACCCATTCGGAGAACGATCTTCCTCATTGGCTCTGAGGACCGTTGGCCGCCAGTGCGATTAAGGGGTTGCATGGGcttcgaaatataaaaaaatgttttctccattttttataaGCGTAGTGCATAAATTTTTGTATTGGAACTCGTCGGTGCGTCGAACTGCAACGTTCCAACGGTACTTCGGTCcaatttttatctcgaaattCGGGGAATTGGATTAGAAACGATCTTGGGCTCGAGTTGTCAAGTATCTGACAAGAATGATCCATTTTTGGGA
Proteins encoded in this window:
- the LOC122417989 gene encoding uncharacterized protein, which codes for MGPFLIGNIFVAFLVSATVGAPTNINLLYDRQTGQYYMPLYGKMYRIQRSDQEVLSASEESASYSDFHGSAEAAVGSNEYEGHHQFQGHQQLEAQHGESSGFQPSFGGHHLGASEQAHEFSSFGGHGGDGGSHEEHGGGFGGGHEVHGGGFGGGHELHASGHDTEHNHVHSIPVSEHVEVTKPVAVPVYKHIGIPVPQPVKIHVPHPVAVGVPQPYPVAVPVSKPYPVQVIKTVAIPVEKKVPYPVEKHIPIPVEKPVPITIERHVPVPVEKPYPIKIPVYKTIHHHSKGHVRVHSSHGHGHGR
- the LOC122417964 gene encoding uncharacterized protein, giving the protein MLANRRKMPTIAIVTCLLFESVVADFMDPGGSHSWSGLASSYGSGGYQNFGGHADNLMQESFSHSDHYQSEHQESSNYGLFDSHHGGFGHGGFGHGGGWEQHQHAHAYPISQHVEVTKPVAIPVYKNIGVPVAQPVAIKVPHPVAVGVAQPYPVHVPVAHPVAIPVVKTVAVAVVKKVPYPVEKIIPVPVEKPVPITIEKHIPVPVEKPYPIHIPIYKHVFHRPKPSHGWGR